CGTCTCCATATGCGCCCTGCTTCTACGATGAAGTGTGTTACTGCTATTGCAACATTGGATAAGCTCGGGGCTGATTATGACTTTAAGACAAACCTTTACTATACGGGTGTGATTGACGACTCTACGCAAGTATTGCGTGGCGACCTCTATTGTATTGGTGGTATGGACCCAATGCTCTCTTCTTCGGATTTGACGGAGATGGCACGTGCCGTACGAGACTTAGGTATCAAGACGATAGAAGGCAGTGTCTATGCCGACCTCTCTTTTAAGGATCGTAACCGTTTGGGCGAGGGTTGGTGTTGGGATGATAAGAATCCTACGCTCTCTCCTTTGCTCGTTGATGGTAAGGACGAATTCACCTATCGCCTCTCTCGTAAGTTAGAAGATATGGGTGTGTCGGTGAATGGTTCTACAGGCGAACGTCAGCTACCAACTGATGCACAGTTGCTAACGACGTGCACACATTCTATTCGTCAGGTTCTCCATCGTATGATGAAGGTGAGTGACAACCTCTATGCTGAGTCTATGTTCTATCAGTTGGCTGCTAATGGTGGCACACGATGGGCAGGTGCAAAGACCGCACGCCAGTATGAGAACGCACTCTTCAGCCGTATCGGACTGAATCCTCGTGATTATAATGTTGCTGATGGTTCTGGCTTGTCTCTGTATAACTATGTAAGTACCGAACTTGAAACAAAACTCTTGCGCTATGCTTATCAGCGTTCAGACATCTATGGTGCCTATCTTGAAGCACAGCCGATAGCTGGCGTAGACGGAACTTTGAAGAGCCGAATGCGTGGTACGGCGGCAGCTGGCAACGTACGTGCAAAGACTGGTACGGTGAAGGGTGTCAGCTCACTTGCGGGTTATCTCACTGCTTCTAACGGTCATCTGCTTTGTTTCTCTATTATTAATAATGGTGGACTCAGCAATGGACCTATGCGTAATTTCCAAAACAAGATTTGTGTGGCGTTGTGCCAATAGGGCTTATTAGGCTTATTTGCCCAATTAGCCCAATTAGCCCAATTAGCCCAATTAGCCTTATTAGCCTAATAAGCCCAATAACCCTTTAAAAAGAAAAGAATTTATGATACCAAAGCTTCCCCATCATCTCCTTGAAGATGTCCTTGAAGAGATAAGAATCTTCGTAGAGAACATCATTGAGTCAATCGGTGTACATGGTCATACCGTTCCTGTATTGCGTCATGTCTTATTGACATTAGTAGCTATCTTGTTGGCTTTCATTGCCGAACGAATCTGTAAATACTTATTCGTTCCCCTTGTTCTTCGTCTGGTAAAGCGTACGCAAGCTCGATGGGACGATGTAGTCCTTGACCATCAAGTGTTGCGCACAGCCTGCCACATTGTCCCTGCCTTGGTGATATGGCAGTTGATGCCGCTTGTCTTCTATCAGTACCATGTTGTTCAGGTGGCTTTGACACGAATAACTGCCGTCTATCTTACCGTAGCAACGACGCGACTTGTGACGAAACTCATCGACCGCCTGCGCTATCTTAACACGAAACCCAGTGACTCGACGAGTCTTTATCTTAAGTCTTTCTGTGGCGTGTTGAAGATTCTTGCTATCTTTATTGCTGTGATTGTGGTGGTTGGAATCCTTATTAATCGTAGTCCGATGACGTTGTTAGCTGGATTAGGAGCTACCTCTGCCATTCTTATGTTAGTCTTTAAAGATACGATTGACGGCCTTGTTGCTGGTGTTCGTCTGACGAGTAACGAGATGATTCATATTGGTGATCATATTGCTTTGCCTGGAGGCTTCGTAGATGGAACGGTTATTGATATCACACTCACAACTGTGAAGATTCGTCAGGGCGATAATACGATTACCACCGTACCGCCTCTTACATTAGTTAATGGAATGTTCCAGAACTGGAAGGGGTTGGATGATGTAGACGGACAGCGTGTCAAGAAGATGATTTACTTTGATGTGCGCAGCATTCGTATTGCTGACGATGGACTCAAGCAGCAACTTATAGATAAGGGACTTGCCAAGGCGGACGACCTAAAGGGTGAGGTTGTGACGACCGCTCTTTTCCGTCGTTATATGGAGGATTACCTTGCCAAGCGTGAGGATGTCAATACGCAGATGCCTCTCCTCGTACGCCAATTAGAGGCGACACAGGCAGGTGTCCCTATGGAACTTTACTTCTTCCTGCGTCTGAAAGACTGGATTCCTTACGAGCATGCCATGGCTGACATCCTCGAACATGTTTATGCCTATGCCAATGAGTTCGGCTTGAAAGTCTATGCACAGACCCCTGTGCAGTAAAAGAGTCGGTAGAGGAGTTTCGTTTAAACCCTCAACACAATATGTGCGGAGCATCAACACGACATGTGCGGAGGCTCCGCACATATCGTGCGAAGGCTTAGCTCCATTCTTTAGGTTGCTTGGCTAAACCTTAAACCTAAATCGATCATTGGATCACAATATGTATAATTCTTATTACTATGGTATTGTTTCCTAACATCTTTTATTTTCTTATCGGCATCTTGTCCGCCTTTGTAACTTGACGTAGCCGCTACGCCTGCGTCCCAAAGCTAAACAATCTGCTCGATAATAAAACAAAATATGTTTAGGTTCTAATGACCGATTTGGGTTTATCGCTGCTGGAAGGCACAGGGTGACCTTTCAATTCTATGAATACAGGTTTTTGAAACGCCGCACTGGGCATAAGGTTATCTATAAGAAAGAAATGGAATTCAATTTCCATCCGGGTACAGTCTATGTGATAGAGGTCTTGCCGGATATACAGACATTCCGTATAGTTGAAGATAAAACACGGTTTGTATAGGGATAGAACGATAGGGGCTGCGGTTAACAGCTTGGGTACTGAAATAACATGATATAGGCTTTTTAACATGGGAAAAGTTTCATTCTACAAAATAAAATACTATCTTTGTGAAGAATCTTTTGTGTTAACTAACCCTATAAATAGACATGAGTATGAAATATTGGAGATCTATTAACAGTCTGGCTATATGCTGTCTATCAGTGCTGATGTTGTCATGTACGACGGAGAACGCAGTTGTTGGGAATGTTGGTATAAGTGATGTGAAATCGTCAGGTTGCAAAGCCTCAGCCTCTCTGATGGAGTCTCGTCCTGATTACTATAATCATTTCATAGGGCAGCGGTCTGTGTTGCACCTCTTGCTCGGTAAAGAGAATACTGTCACGGCACGTTTTGCAGACGTCATGGATAACTGTGCTATCGACCTGTTCCATGTAGGAGCAAGCAGCAGTGAGGGGAAGATAGTTCTCATCCTGTATCCCGATAAGGACATGATGACAAACTGCATCTGTCGCTATGATGTTGATTTCAAGATAAATAATATACCTTCTGGCAACTATCAGTTGGAGGTTTATCACACAACCGCCGATAAACAGATTAACAAAGACAACCAGATTTTTAGCGGAACTGTAAACTTAGAGAAAGGGAAGGAACTTATACTGACAATGAGCCGGTAAGGGATAAGTGTGGAGAGTAGGGTTGTGCTACCTGTTTATTTGAGTGCTTCTTCTATACTTTCTACAACTTTATCGTGGAATGGTTCGCTGTGATGTCAGCATGAAGTTGCTTTTAATCCAAATCGGTCATTATAGGCTAAACATATTGTGCCCTAATGACCGATTTGGGTTTAAGGTACTGAATCAATTGTTCTTTGAGGATAAGAAAATCCCTGAAAAATATTTTTCCTGTCATATCTGTCATGCAAAAGTAGTGTTTAACTTGTTGGTTGATAGCATAGTTACGTGAAATGTTAAATGTGACAGCAACTAAAAACAAAATTATATTCGTAATAATAGGTGTTTTCTCTTACTAACGTAAGTAGATTTTATTGCTGCCTATTTTGAGGAAACTTATAAAGTAAAAGACAAAAGAATAAAACGGTAAAAGAGTATTTTGCTGTTTTATTCTTTTGTCTTTTTGTTTCCCAGTCTTAATTCGCAGTAAGAAACATAGTGGTCAATGGTAATTCATAAGTTCATAAGTAAACGAGTTTACAGGTTTACAAGTTACTTGTAGCAATAAACATAGCGTATAGTAGTAATCATAATTATGACGTACTGATGAGAACTTCGTTCGAATAATTGTGAATTATGCATTGTGAATTATATCAGTAATCATAATTATGAATTGTGAATTATGAATTACGTCTGTTCTATTGCACCTGCATTATGCCGTCTTTGTTGACACTCGTCACACCTTTTACTTTCTTGAAATCAGCGATAGCCTTATCAACGTCGTGTTTCTCGTCAACTTTGACTGCTACACCACTGAACTCCTTGTATTTGTAGAGTAGGGTACAGCCCTGCTTCTTGATGGCTTTCAGTAGTGGTTTGCTGCCTGTCTTCTTGTCGAAGAAGATGATCAGCGTGTGGCTGACAGGTGTTTTCTCTCTTTCACGCTTAGCTTTCTCTAAGCCTTCACCACCATCATCACCATTCATTATCTGCTCCTTGATAGGGCATTGTGCAGATGCTGTTGTTGACTGAATGAACAATAAGCCCATTAGCAACATACTTGCTTTAAAATATTTCTTCATCTTGTTTTCTCCTTTTAATATGAATGACAAAGATAGTTATAAATAAGCAGATAACTACTAAGATTTATAATTATTTCAGTTTTCTTTCTCCTCGTTCTGCATATTACCTTTGCAAATGAAAGTATTTGGTGAGGGGATAGTTTTTTTGCACACAGAGATATGGAGTAGAAGGAGGTTGGGTTAAAGTATGTAGACCACAGAGACACTAAATGTATCAGAGCTGATTCTGTAATGAAAAAAGCAACCAAGCATTGCGCTCGGTTGCTTTTATATGAGATTAATCCTAATAAAGGATTATGCTTCTTCAGTCTCTTCTTCCACAGCCTTGAACTGCTCAAGGGCTTCTGGGTTGAAGGCTTTGATATAAGCGGTGTGACCGATAACTTCTTCCTCAGCCATGCGAACAAAGACATGAGCAGACTTCTTGAAGAGGTCTGGTGCTTTAGAAGCATCCTCGATAAGGAGGAGAGAACCGATGATGTCGGCTGTCATGTTGTAAAGACGGCGTGCGAGGAAGTCGTGAACATCCTGGTTTTCGCTTGCGTTAACCTTCTCAACAGCCTCTTCATAGAGCTGAATAAGTTTGGCTACACAATCACGCAGACCCTTCATGCAGTCGCAAGAGAGTTCGCCCTCAAGCATTTCCTTCATGATAGAGAGGTAAGTACCGTTAGTGATGTAACGTACGGCAGCAACAACCTGTAGCTGTGTTGTACCCTCGTAGATAGAGAAGATACGTGCATCACGGTATAGACGCTGACACTTATACTCCATGATGAAACCAGAACCACCATGGATAGAGATAGAGTCGTAGGCAGTCTGGTTAGCATACTCGGAGTTGATACCCTTTGCCAATGGTGTGAAAGCATCAGCAAGGCGAGTGTACTTCTTCATCTCCTGACGCTCCTCAGGGGTGAGCTTCTGGTCACGTGCGATATCTTCCAATGCCTTGTAGATATCAACATAGCGTGCTGTCTGATACAAGAGAGAACGACCAGCATCGAGTTTCGCCTTCATACGAGAGAGCATATCATAGACAGCTGGGAAGTTGACAATCTTCTTACCGAACTGTGCACGGTCCTTTGCGTAAGCCAATCCCTCGTTATAAGCCTCTTGCTCAAGGCCGACAGACTGTGCTGCGATACCAAGGCGAGCACCATTCATCAAAGCCATTACATATTTAATAAGACCCATGCGGACGTTACCACAGAGTTCTGCCTTCGCATTCTTGTAAACAAGCTCGCAGGTAGGAGAACCATGGATACCGAGTTTATGCTCGATATGACGTACGTCAACACCGCCGTTACGCTTGTCGTAGATGAACATAGAAAGACCACGACCATCATGTGTACCCTCTTCTGAACGTGCAAGAACGAGGTGGATGTCAGAGTCGCCATTGGTAATGAAACGCTTCACACCATTCAGACGCCAGCAGTTCTCCTTCTCATCGAAGGTAGCCTTGAGCATTACACGCTGAAGGTCGGAACCAGCATCAGGCTCGGTGAGGTCCATTGACATCATCTCACCCTCACAGATACGAGGAATATACTTCTGACGCTGCTCCTCATTACCAAACTCATAGAGTGTGTCGATACAAGACTGCAAAGACCAGATGTTCTGGAAACCAGCATCGGCAGCAGCAATCAACTCAGACATCATTGAGAAGACAACGTTTGGAAGGTTCAGTCCACCATAGCGGCGAGGCATAGAAACGCCCCACAATCCTGCTTGACGTGTAGCCTGGATATTCTCCAAGGTCTTGCTGGCATAGTGCATACGGTTGTCGATAAGGTGTGGACCTTCGATGTCAACAGCCTCAGAGTTAGATGCAATGATATTTGCTGTTATGTCACCAGTGATATCCAAGATGCGCTTGTAGTTCTCGATAGCATCCTCATAGTTTACTGGTGCGTCAGCGTGTGTAGAAGCATCAGCGTAGTTACGCTCTTTCAGTTCTACGATGCGTTTCATCAATGGATGCTCCAAGTGAAACGCTATTTCTGGGTGGTCAGTATAATAATTTGCCATGATAAAAAATGTAAGAGTAGCCCCTCCCCCTTGCCCCTCCCCCGAAGGGAGGGGAGTAGAATGTACTATTTCCTATGGTTCGGGACTCTTTTTATTCGTTGTTTATAAATTCGGTTATTTGTTCTATCACATTGTCTATGTCCGTGTATATTTCTTCGTTGGTGAATCTAAGCACATTAAAGCCCATTTCGTTGAGGTATTCTGTTCTTGTTTCATCGTCTACCTCTTGTAGCGGTTGCTTATGGTAAGCTCCGTCTACTTCTATGACTAAGTTCTGTGAAAGGCATACAAAGTCTACAATAAAGTCACCTATAGGATGCTGTCTTCTGAAATGGTATTCGCCCCTTGTACCTTTTAATTCTTTCCATAGAATCTCTTCTGCCAAAGTCATCTCGTTTCGATTCTCCTTTGCAAAGTCCTTTAGAATGTGGTACCTATCAGGTGAAGCTGTCTTGTAGGTGCATTTCTTTCTATTTTCTTTAGTCATAGGTAGGTAGTTAGTCAATGATTATACACGCTATGCCTCTTGTGATAATGAGTATTTAGCGACAGTAGTCCTCTTATTCCCTTTTCGCATTTTACTCCCCTCCCTTCGGGGGAGGGGCCAGTTAGTTGTTCAGTCAGCTGGCTTTACTTACTATTCTGCTTATAATACTTTATCAACTTCGGAACAACCTCTTCGACGGTGCCATTGATGATATAGTCAGCGATGGCATTGATAGGAGCGTCTGGGTCGTTGTTGATAGAGATGACGATACCACTGTCCTGCATACCAGCAATGTGCTGAATCTGTCCAGAGATACCACAAGCGATGTAAACCTTTGGATGGACGGTAACACCGGTCTGACCAATCTGACGGTCGTGGTCTACCCAACCTGCATCAACAGCAGCACGGCTGGCACCAACCTCTCCATGAAGCTCTTTAGCCAACTTAAAGAGTAAGTCGAAACCCTCTTTTGAACCGACACCATAGCCACCTGCGATAACGATTGAAGCCTCCTTGAGGTTATTCTGTGCAGGCTCAACATGACGGTCGATAACCTTTACGACATAGTCAACCTCTGGGATATACTTCGCCACATCTGGATAGACAACCTCGCCCTTTGCCTCACCCTCATAGATAGCCTTCTGCATAACGCCAGAACGTACAGTAGCCATCTGTGGACGGTGGTCAGGATTGACGATGGTTGCTACGATGTTACCACCGAAGGCAGGGCGAATCTGATAGAGCAGGTTCTCATAACGCTTACCAGCTTTCTTATCTTCGTAGTCACCAATCTCAAGTTGAGTACAATCAGCAGTAAGACCACTTGTCAATGACGATGACACACGTGGACCGAGGTCACGACCGATAACGGTAGCACCCATCAAACAGATCTGTGGTTTCTCCTCAGTGAAGAGGTTTACAAGAATGTCTGTGTGTGGTGCTGATGTGTAAGGGAAGAGTCCCTCACTATCAAAGACAAAGAGTTTGTCTACACCGTATGGCAGGATTTGGTCTTCTACCTTTCCTTTGATGCCACTACCAGCAGCGATGGCATGGAGTTCCACACCTAACTCATTTGCGAGCTTGCGACCCTTGGTCAACAGCTCCTGTGAAACCTCCTGTACAGTGGTTTCCTCTATTTCGCAATATACAAATACGTTGTTCATAAATAAAATCTTCGACCAAGCACTAATCCAACTAACTTGCCCCAGCTGGCCCCTCCCCCTTACCCCTCCCCCAGAGAGAGGGGAGTGAAATGTGTCACTTGCTGTAGGGTAACTGGCTTATTAGAAGGTTGTTCATAAAATTTCTTTCCCCTATAATGTCTGTAGCTAATAAAAAGCATCAGGACATTCTACGCCCCTCCCTCTGGGGGAGGGGTAAGGGGGAGGGGCCAGTCGCTTGTTTTGTTGGTTAGTTGTTCTGTCGTTTTTAACCAATAATCTTCTCTCCTAACAGTTCTTTGATGAGTCCTTCTACATCTCCATCTGAGCCAGTGAGGGTCTTGCTCTCCTTAGCTTGGAAGACGATGTTCTGAACAGACTTCACCTTTGTTGGTGAACCACTTAAACCGCACTGCTCCTCATCACCGTTGACATCGGCAACTGACCACTGATTCAGTGTGAGGTAAGGACGCTCCTCGTAGAGATGTGCCCAAGGCTCATCACCTTTGCGTTCCATAGGACAAGTAGCATACTTGTACTTCATCACGAGTTTGGCATTGCAAGGACGTGCTGGAGCAGCAGTACCATTCACAGTGATGAGAACTGGTAATGGAGCAACAACGGTCTCTACACCACCATCAATATGACGGCGGATAGTAGCCTTGCCATCCTCAATCTTTAGGATTTCCTCTGCGTATGTAACTTGATTGAGTCCTAACTTCTGTGCAACCTGTGGTCCTACCTGTGCGGTATCACCATCGATAGCCTGACGTCCACCGATGACGATGTCTACATCACCGATTTTCTGTACAGCCATCGCCAAAGCATAAGAAGTAGCGAGTGTGTCAGCACCAGCAAACTTACGGTCGGTAAGTAGCCAGCCTGTATCAGCACCACGATAGAGTCCCTGTCGGATGATTTCTCCGGCACGTGGAGGACCCATGGTTAAGATTCCTACAGTAGAGCCTGGGTTCTGTTCCTTCAGTCTCAGAGCCTGCTCCAAAGCGTTTAGGTCTTCTGGGTTGAAGATGGCTGGCAGTGCGGCACGGTTTACCGTTCCTTCGGCTGTCATGGCATCTTTTCCCACATTTCTTGTGTCAGGTACCTGCTTAGCAAGTACTACAATTTTCAAACTCATAAATATAATAATGTGTTATTTAATATTCAATTGCTTTGGTTGAGGGCAAAAGTACAGTTTTTTTGCAACATAAACAAAAAAAGTTGCACAAAAACCGCTTAACTGTGTTTAGGTTTGTTAGGAGCTATCCTATGAGCTGTTTTGTTGGAGTTAGAGGAGGTGTTGTAGTTTAAGAGAGTTGTACCCTCATTTGTTTTACGGAAGTAGAATCTTAATAACTGATTTAAACTTGAATGTATATCGTAAAAATAGTGTAGGGGTTGATGGATGGCAACTTCTTTTTTACTATTTATAAAACCCTTAATTCCAATGGAAAAGTTCTATCAGAAAACTCTTTTATAGCTTGTTCTATCTTGTTATATTTGCTCATCTCGGCATTATTTTCACGTAAATAAATATTTTTTGTCGTGAAAATAAATATTTCTTTTCATGAAGGTAAATAATTATTTTCATGAAAATAATTCCATGAAGTTGTATATATCATGATGAAGAAGGGCGTGTATAGTTATGATACAATATGTTTATAAGTACATTATTTACCTAAAATAAGAAGATAATATTGTGTGTACCTTTCTTTTTTCATACCTTTGCGTGGTGAGTTCTAACCCTTTTGAAGTTTTGATACTTTTAGTTCCTTGAAGATAAAAGAATTTTGCAAATAAATAAAGTTAATATAGCAAATGAATAAACGTACTATCGTTAGCATTGTTTTTTTATGTCTTTCTGTGACTTCATTTGCGCAGAAGACGTTCGTTATTTGGGATAAAGTAAATAATATCCCAGTGAGCAGAGCAAGTGTATATACCACCTACATGGGGAAAGTGAGGAGTACGTTTAGCGACCAACAGGGGAGAGTTGTTGTGGATTTTGCTTTTGATAATCTGATGATCTCGCATATAAACTATCAGAAAGAAAGCGTGAAAGTATTGTCTGATACACTGTTTATGGAGCAAAGTATGCAGTTGCTTTCGGAAGTTGTCGTGAGTCCTGCAGGGGAGCCATCATGGATTAAACCTATGTTGATGGATTTTATTAAGACGAAAGCAAAGAAGTATGGAAGTAATGGAGTTCTAAGATATGAGTTTCAGACACAGAATGTAGGCGATACGGTGTTATATCGCTTTGTAAGTAATGGACTGGTAAGAAAGAAGGAACTCTTTGAAATCTCTCCCTTGGAGAATGTTATCACCTTTAAGGATAAGTCAGCTGGTTGTGACTATAGTAACCTTAAAAATACGCTTTACCATGACTTTGTTTCTGATATGGATGAGAAGTTTGTGAAGGAACATCGGTTCTATGTGGATAATGAGTCTGAAAGCTTGGGTGTCAATGTGGTAAGACTCCTATTCAAGTCGAAAAAAGATTGGAAAGATTCTGGTTATTTATGTATAGATACCCTACAAAATGTCATCCTCAGAGCAAAACGTTCTACGGGATTGGCTTATAATGTACAGCACCGTACTAATGCACTTGTGCGCTCAACAATCAATGCTATATATGGACATCAATATAAGGATTGGCAGATTGATGTTGAGGTAGAGTATCGTTCATTGGATAACTCCTTTTACCTAAGTAGTTGTCGCTATTCTAATTATATTCAAGAAGAGTTTAAAGGAAAGAAGAAAAAAGGAGTTGAAGTTTATAATGTTACTTCTATTTATGAGGCACAACCTTGTCAGAACAATAAGATGAGTGAAGGAACAGAGTTTCTTCTATTGCCCCAACCTTTTGCAATGAAGATTATTATGAGCAAAAAGGAAAGAAGACAAGAGGAGTCATTGCAGAATGTGAAGAAAGAATATAACGTTTATTGAATCCTATGTGAGAATTTATTAAGGGCTCCATAGGGCAATAAAAGAAAGATGTAACGATTCAGGGATATGGAGTGTAAATTATAGTTGATTATCAGTATATTAGATAAATTGATACATGCGAATTCTGGTAAAGCATGTCATTTCGAACTTCTTGGGGGGTCTTCCGTTAAACGCATAGACATTTTTTCGTATAGCTTTAATGGTAAACCAAAGATATAGATTAAACAAATAGACAACCAAGACAGTCTTGGCTGTCTATTTTATTCACTCTCCGACACTGATAACCATTTCTTTTTAAAACGTCAAAAATTTGTAGATAGGATGTTGAAAAATCATTACATAAATTCATGTAAAACACCTAAAAGAAAGCAGAAAAACACGTGTAAAAAGCGATATTGCAATCAACAGTAAATCAATTAGTTATGAAGTCGTGCAAGGAAAGGTGCTTAATTAGACTTCAAAAGGGCGTTAGTAAAGACCTTAAAGGGTATCTATTGCAAGTCAATTAGGTGTCTTTTCAAAGCTAAAAGAGCATGTATTGGTTTTGAATCACATGAAAATAGTTTACAAGTTTGGTGACACCAAGAGACGTACGATATCATGGCGAGCTAAAAGAGTCCCAACTAACTTGATGACATTTGAGGAGTGTAAGATAGATGGCGTTCCTTGTCCTGTAGTTG
The Prevotella melaninogenica DNA segment above includes these coding regions:
- the dacB gene encoding D-alanyl-D-alanine carboxypeptidase/D-alanyl-D-alanine endopeptidase, with translation MKLKYLSALVFGVVLSLPVQAQVYLDSTEVANILHPNAVTAVQPKVISTTNDVLEEEEDTDSIIPAFTTDSHLSWKENITARLDGILRSPLLETVQTSVMVWDLTDDVPVYQFRERLHMRPASTMKCVTAIATLDKLGADYDFKTNLYYTGVIDDSTQVLRGDLYCIGGMDPMLSSSDLTEMARAVRDLGIKTIEGSVYADLSFKDRNRLGEGWCWDDKNPTLSPLLVDGKDEFTYRLSRKLEDMGVSVNGSTGERQLPTDAQLLTTCTHSIRQVLHRMMKVSDNLYAESMFYQLAANGGTRWAGAKTARQYENALFSRIGLNPRDYNVADGSGLSLYNYVSTELETKLLRYAYQRSDIYGAYLEAQPIAGVDGTLKSRMRGTAAAGNVRAKTGTVKGVSSLAGYLTASNGHLLCFSIINNGGLSNGPMRNFQNKICVALCQ
- a CDS encoding mechanosensitive ion channel family protein encodes the protein MIPKLPHHLLEDVLEEIRIFVENIIESIGVHGHTVPVLRHVLLTLVAILLAFIAERICKYLFVPLVLRLVKRTQARWDDVVLDHQVLRTACHIVPALVIWQLMPLVFYQYHVVQVALTRITAVYLTVATTRLVTKLIDRLRYLNTKPSDSTSLYLKSFCGVLKILAIFIAVIVVVGILINRSPMTLLAGLGATSAILMLVFKDTIDGLVAGVRLTSNEMIHIGDHIALPGGFVDGTVIDITLTTVKIRQGDNTITTVPPLTLVNGMFQNWKGLDDVDGQRVKKMIYFDVRSIRIADDGLKQQLIDKGLAKADDLKGEVVTTALFRRYMEDYLAKREDVNTQMPLLVRQLEATQAGVPMELYFFLRLKDWIPYEHAMADILEHVYAYANEFGLKVYAQTPVQ
- a CDS encoding acyl-CoA dehydrogenase family protein, whose product is MANYYTDHPEIAFHLEHPLMKRIVELKERNYADASTHADAPVNYEDAIENYKRILDITGDITANIIASNSEAVDIEGPHLIDNRMHYASKTLENIQATRQAGLWGVSMPRRYGGLNLPNVVFSMMSELIAAADAGFQNIWSLQSCIDTLYEFGNEEQRQKYIPRICEGEMMSMDLTEPDAGSDLQRVMLKATFDEKENCWRLNGVKRFITNGDSDIHLVLARSEEGTHDGRGLSMFIYDKRNGGVDVRHIEHKLGIHGSPTCELVYKNAKAELCGNVRMGLIKYVMALMNGARLGIAAQSVGLEQEAYNEGLAYAKDRAQFGKKIVNFPAVYDMLSRMKAKLDAGRSLLYQTARYVDIYKALEDIARDQKLTPEERQEMKKYTRLADAFTPLAKGINSEYANQTAYDSISIHGGSGFIMEYKCQRLYRDARIFSIYEGTTQLQVVAAVRYITNGTYLSIMKEMLEGELSCDCMKGLRDCVAKLIQLYEEAVEKVNASENQDVHDFLARRLYNMTADIIGSLLLIEDASKAPDLFKKSAHVFVRMAEEEVIGHTAYIKAFNPEALEQFKAVEEETEEA
- a CDS encoding endonuclease domain-containing protein produces the protein MTKENRKKCTYKTASPDRYHILKDFAKENRNEMTLAEEILWKELKGTRGEYHFRRQHPIGDFIVDFVCLSQNLVIEVDGAYHKQPLQEVDDETRTEYLNEMGFNVLRFTNEEIYTDIDNVIEQITEFINNE
- a CDS encoding electron transfer flavoprotein subunit alpha/FixB family protein, whose product is MNNVFVYCEIEETTVQEVSQELLTKGRKLANELGVELHAIAAGSGIKGKVEDQILPYGVDKLFVFDSEGLFPYTSAPHTDILVNLFTEEKPQICLMGATVIGRDLGPRVSSSLTSGLTADCTQLEIGDYEDKKAGKRYENLLYQIRPAFGGNIVATIVNPDHRPQMATVRSGVMQKAIYEGEAKGEVVYPDVAKYIPEVDYVVKVIDRHVEPAQNNLKEASIVIAGGYGVGSKEGFDLLFKLAKELHGEVGASRAAVDAGWVDHDRQIGQTGVTVHPKVYIACGISGQIQHIAGMQDSGIVISINNDPDAPINAIADYIINGTVEEVVPKLIKYYKQNSK
- a CDS encoding electron transfer flavoprotein subunit beta/FixA family protein codes for the protein MSLKIVVLAKQVPDTRNVGKDAMTAEGTVNRAALPAIFNPEDLNALEQALRLKEQNPGSTVGILTMGPPRAGEIIRQGLYRGADTGWLLTDRKFAGADTLATSYALAMAVQKIGDVDIVIGGRQAIDGDTAQVGPQVAQKLGLNQVTYAEEILKIEDGKATIRRHIDGGVETVVAPLPVLITVNGTAAPARPCNAKLVMKYKYATCPMERKGDEPWAHLYEERPYLTLNQWSVADVNGDEEQCGLSGSPTKVKSVQNIVFQAKESKTLTGSDGDVEGLIKELLGEKIIG